The following are from one region of the Bactrocera oleae isolate idBacOlea1 chromosome 6, idBacOlea1, whole genome shotgun sequence genome:
- the vvl gene encoding LOW QUALITY PROTEIN: POU domain protein CF1A (The sequence of the model RefSeq protein was modified relative to this genomic sequence to represent the inferred CDS: substituted 1 base at 1 genomic stop codon), whose product MAATSYMTPSSGDLDMALGGGGYHTSSPRSAADAGEMKYMQHHHHHAAAAAAHHQLPSSPSPNAVVGGAGGTGAGGTGGLGVSASGLSSITPSGSLGSNHWTALHPSDPWASMTHHTHHHPADAVKQEMSHLSQQSRVQQGMASPHTWHAPVHTAHYAPTGGSPLQYHHAMNGMLHHPAHPAHHQGVPPLHHALRGESPQLHIHPHHLQGDRDVSGGEEDTPTSDDLEAFAKQFKQRRIKLGFTQADVGLALGTLYGNVFSQTTICRFEALQLSFKNMCKLKPLLQKWLEEADSTTGSPTSIDKIAAQGRKRKKRTSIEVSVKGALEQHFHKQPKPSAQEITSLADSLQLEKEVVRVWFCNRRQKEKRMTPPNTMGGDMMDGMPPGHMHPHGGYHPHHDMHGSPMGTHSHSHSPPMLSPQNMQSATGHQLAAHXQSEIQESNSAAAASTPASLHQQQQQQQQHQPHNQHAPNTPSSSGGSSATMTTNVLSPQSPIGAGLAANNNNNNNTNNNNNESDHLTQVKQQQQQQASSIAAAAAAAMYIDPMRYQHHHPHQHPHLNPAHHPHLFHTSDQQHSALQHPTAHHQHLQQPQTSPGAGSSSGALQAPSSSPSSASSVLGVSSATGMHHLNLNPHSLHQHHHHHQQQHHHQQQQQQLHARRLFEWSLQFGAAAPGVRHFNSFGGGGE is encoded by the coding sequence ATGGCCGCCACCTCATATATGACACCGTCCAGCGGTGATCTCGATATGGCACTAGGTGGTGGGGGTTATCATACTTCATCGCCTCGATCTGCCGCAGATGCTGGAGAAATGAAATACATgcaacatcatcatcatcatgcCGCCGCTGCTGCCGCCCACCATCAGCTGCCCTCGTCGCCAAGCCCGAATGCAGTAGTGGGTGGAGCGGGAGGTACGGGAGCAGGTGGTACCGGTGGTCTAGGTGTGTCAGCGAGTGGGCTTAGTTCGATCACACCCTCTGGCAGTTTGGGTTCAAATCACTGGACCGCATTGCATCCTTCAGATCCATGGGCTTCAATGACACATCATACACACCATCATCCCGCGGATGCGGTGAAACAAGAGATGTCTCATTTATCACAGCAGTCTCGCGTTCAACAAGGCATGGCATCCCCACATACATGGCACGCACCGGTTCATACAGCTCACTATGCACCGACGGGTGGTTCGCCTTTGCAATATCACCATGCAATGAACGGAATGTTGCATCATCCTGCTCATCCAGCGCATCACCAAGGAGTGCCACCATTGCATCACGCATTACGTGGTGAATCCCCACAACTTCATATACATCCCCATCATCTGCAAGGCGATCGTGACGTGTCGGGAGGGGAAGAGGATACACCCACTTCAGATGATTTGGAAGCATTTGCAAAACAGTTCAAACAACGTCGTATAAAGCTCGGCTTTACTCAAGCGGATGTGGGACTTGCGCTTGGCACCTTATATGGTAATGTGTTTTCACAGACAACAATTTGCCGCTTTGAAGCTCTACAGTTAAGTTTTAAGAACATGTGCAAATTAAAACCACTGCTACAAAAATGGTTAGAGGAAGCTGACTCCACCACGGGATCACctacaagcattgacaaaattGCGGCTCAGGGTCGTAAGCGTAAGAAACGAACTAGCATCGAAGTTAGCGTTAAAGGGGCACTTGAACAACATTTTCACAAACAACCAAAGCCATCGGCCCAAGAGATCACATCGCTGGCAGATTCtttgcaattggaaaaagaggttgTGCGGGTGTGGTTTTGTAATCGGAGGCAGAAGGAAAAGCGTATGACCCCACCAAATACAATGGGTGGCGATATGATGGACGGTATGCCACCAGGCCATATGCACCCACATGGTGGCTACCATCCTCATCACGATATGCATGGAAGTCCAATGGGTACACACAGTCACAGTCACAGCCCGCCCATGCTTAGCCCACAAAATATGCAGTCCGCGACAGGTCATCAGTTGGCGGCTCACTAGCAATCAGAAATCCAGGAGTCGAACTCAGCTGCAGCTGCGTCCACTCCTGCATCGCtgcatcagcagcaacaacaacaacaacaacaccagccaCATAACCAACATGCGCCCAACACGCCGTCGTCTTCGGGTGGCTCATCGGCGACAATGACAACAAATGTGCTGTCGCCGCAATCGCCGATCGGTGCTGGGTTAGCtgctaataataacaacaacaataatacgaataacaataacaatgaaaGTGATCATTTAACGCAGGtgaaacagcagcagcaacagcaagcgTCATCGATAGCGGCAGCTGCAGCCGCCGCTATGTACATCGATCCGATGCGCTATCAACATCACCATCCACACCAACACCCGCATCTTAATCCCGCGCACCACCCACACCTCTTCCACACCAGCGACCAGCAGCACTCAGCGCTGCAACATCCGACCGCTCATCACCAACATCTGCAACAGCCGCAGACATCGCCCGGAGCGGGCAGCAGCAGCGGCGCCTTGCAAGCACCATCCTCATCGCCCTCCTCAGCGTCCTCGGTGTTGGGAGTGAGCAGCGCGACCGGCATGCATCACCTTAACTTAAATCCACACTCACTACATCAGCATCACCATCACCACCAACAGCAACATCACcaccaacagcagcaacaacaattgcatgCCCGGCGTCTATTTGAATGGAGTTTACAATTCGGTGCTGCCGCACCAGGCGTGAGGCATTTCAATTCATTTGGCGGAGGAGGCGAATAG